The DNA region GATCCCGTCTATTACCGGCATCATTATATCCAGCACCATCAGGTCGGGCAGAAGGGATCTGGCGTCCTTAAGCGCCTGGTCGCCGTTGACGGCCTGGTAAACCTCGTAACCCTGCCGGGCCAATATTTCTGAGACCATGAACAGCATATTGCTGTCATCATCAGCCACCAGTATCTTGTAAACCCTTCCGGATTGAGTTTCCATTGTTTAACGCCCTTTCTTTTAAAGCACCGTGATTATAACCGATTTTAGATTAAAAGTTAAGCATTTTTTAGCCAAACAACCTCTCCCCCTGTAATGGCTATTGGGCTCTAAAAATAATTCTGAAGAAGGCCCCGTCTTTATTTTTTAACTCCAGCCTCCCGTCCAGCTGCTCGACCAAGGTGGTCACCAGCTGCAGCCCCAGCGATTCCACCTTATCGATATTGAATCCTTGCGGCAGTCCGATCCCGTTGTCGCTTACGCTCAAAGCCAGGCTCCCGTCTCCCTCCCGGCCCAGGCTGATTTTGATCAGGCCCTGCCGCCCTATCTGGTGATAACCGGGGAAGGCGTATTTCAGGCTGTTGGAGACCAACTCGTTGACGATCAATCCGCAGGGGATGGCCGTGTCTATCTTCATCGGCTGATCTATTATATCCATGGAATAGGATACCATTTCCCGGTCGACGCCGTAGCTGTGGAACAGATCCTCAATCAGGGCCCGGGCATATCCGGAGAAGCTTAA from Candidatus Edwardsbacteria bacterium includes:
- a CDS encoding response regulator encodes the protein METQSGRVYKILVADDDSNMLFMVSEILARQGYEVYQAVNGDQALKDARSLLPDLMVLDIMMPVIDGIEVCRRIKASPETSGIKVIMLTAKTGGKDLEAGMAAGADHYMTKPFKIAELSGKIKELIG